The genomic segment ACAACTGCAAAGAAAACAACTGCAAAGAAAACAACTGCAAAGAAAACAACTGCAAAGAAAACAACTGCAAAGAAAACAACTAAAGAATAAAAAATTATGGCACATAAAAAAGGAGCAGGAAGTTCAAAAAACGGAAGAG from the Flavobacteriales bacterium TMED191 genome contains:
- a CDS encoding HU family DNA-binding protein; the protein is TTAKKTTAKKTTAKKTTAKKTTAKKTTKE